A region from the Paenibacillus humicola genome encodes:
- a CDS encoding Crp/Fnr family transcriptional regulator, with amino-acid sequence MNKLWYLSQISIFEEMSQEEIREIEQLDTIRHFNRITKNTLVQTPESAREGLYFVKEGKLRLYKLNDSGKQMTLGILTRGNIFGGLDSFSLDTKGVYIETMESSLICTLSEPQFERLMINRPQLALKFLKAFSDRLKEQEELEQLALHGLRKRLLHLLSTLSAKFGVIQDGYVLIHLPLSHQEIANMLGASREAVSGVMNELAKEGVVKPSRLSVRLAVTVLEQNHSRSLTHGNGCALISTPTDIE; translated from the coding sequence ATGAACAAGCTCTGGTATTTATCGCAAATCAGCATTTTTGAAGAAATGTCGCAAGAAGAAATTAGAGAGATCGAACAGCTGGATACCATCCGTCATTTCAATCGGATCACAAAAAACACATTGGTCCAAACCCCAGAGTCCGCGCGCGAGGGACTTTATTTCGTCAAAGAGGGCAAGCTGAGACTCTATAAACTGAACGACAGCGGAAAACAAATGACGCTTGGCATTCTCACGAGAGGAAATATATTCGGAGGGTTAGATTCATTCTCGCTCGATACCAAAGGGGTTTATATTGAAACGATGGAATCGTCGCTTATTTGCACCCTATCCGAGCCTCAGTTCGAACGGCTAATGATCAATCGGCCTCAGCTCGCGCTCAAATTTCTTAAAGCATTCAGCGACCGGTTAAAGGAGCAAGAGGAATTGGAGCAGCTTGCGCTTCATGGTCTTAGGAAACGCTTGCTCCATCTCCTTTCCACACTGAGCGCAAAATTCGGCGTCATTCAAGACGGATATGTGCTGATCCATCTGCCTCTTTCGCATCAAGAGATTGCCAATATGCTCGGTGCCAGCCGCGAAGCGGTCAGTGGCGTGATGAACGAGCTTGCCAAGGAAGGCGTCGTGAAGCCATCACGCCTGTCTGTTCGACTTGCTGTTACCGTACTTGAGCAAAATCATTCTCGAAGCCTTACGCATGGTAATGGATGTGCTCTGATCTCTACTCCAACCGATATTGAATGA
- a CDS encoding redoxin domain-containing protein — protein MKILVLGGTAFFGRRLVHLLLAEGHDVTIATRGQTPDDFGDAVTRIKVDRTNRDAMKEAFGNCYYDVIYDQICFNPQDAKTAVEAFGDRVKRYILTSSMAVYYSKDTEITEDDFMPEQYGYDLNAQKYDYGEGKRQAEAFFFRNAAFPVVAVRAAMVVSGTDDYTGRFDYYVSHVAEHKSIGVLESEHPISYVTAWDAAEFLHFFGAKSDFVGPINAANSGYLSIQELCYEIGDCLNTTPLFHIGRHEEQTLSPYAMFPYTWKILNARAASLGFEFTPIQNSISLMVQDNVSKRKRSLKDELDAFQAQNHMSPDAAATFARLLQNLRDQGAGKGLNIGDKAPDFTLEDATGKPVTLSEELAKGPVILVFYRGEWCPYCNLQLKAYERIMNEIKAAGAQLIAISPQTPDHSLSMKEKHELSFFVLSDANNKTAENYNLKYKLPDFMQAIQKNSGIDLHQYNGDPTFELPVTATYIIDKKGTVVAGALDVNHRTRMEPSEALKKVRSLQ, from the coding sequence ATGAAGATACTCGTTTTAGGAGGAACAGCGTTTTTCGGTCGCCGCTTAGTCCATTTATTGCTCGCGGAAGGTCATGATGTGACCATTGCAACAAGAGGGCAGACACCGGATGATTTTGGCGACGCCGTGACCCGAATAAAGGTGGATCGGACGAATCGGGATGCCATGAAGGAAGCGTTCGGCAATTGTTATTATGATGTCATCTACGATCAAATTTGCTTTAATCCTCAAGACGCCAAAACCGCCGTGGAGGCGTTTGGCGATCGCGTTAAGCGATATATTTTAACCTCAAGCATGGCGGTTTATTATAGTAAAGATACCGAAATCACCGAAGACGATTTCATGCCGGAACAATACGGTTATGATTTAAACGCTCAGAAATATGACTATGGCGAGGGAAAACGCCAAGCCGAAGCCTTTTTCTTCCGGAATGCGGCATTTCCCGTCGTTGCGGTTCGCGCAGCCATGGTCGTATCGGGAACCGACGATTATACAGGCCGTTTTGATTACTATGTGAGTCATGTTGCTGAGCATAAATCTATCGGCGTGTTGGAATCCGAACACCCGATTTCTTATGTGACAGCGTGGGATGCGGCCGAATTCCTTCATTTTTTTGGAGCCAAATCCGATTTTGTTGGACCAATCAATGCGGCGAACAGCGGTTACTTAAGCATCCAAGAGCTCTGTTATGAGATAGGGGACTGCTTGAATACGACCCCGCTGTTTCATATAGGCCGACATGAAGAACAAACTTTATCGCCCTACGCCATGTTTCCTTATACTTGGAAGATATTGAATGCCAGAGCAGCATCTTTAGGATTTGAATTCACGCCCATTCAAAATTCGATTTCGCTTATGGTCCAGGACAATGTTTCTAAACGGAAAAGAAGCTTAAAGGATGAACTTGATGCATTTCAGGCTCAAAACCATATGTCGCCAGATGCCGCGGCGACATTTGCCAGATTGCTTCAGAACCTTCGAGATCAAGGTGCAGGCAAAGGACTGAATATCGGAGATAAGGCTCCCGACTTTACCCTGGAGGATGCCACGGGCAAACCCGTCACATTATCCGAAGAACTAGCCAAGGGCCCCGTCATTCTCGTGTTCTATCGGGGTGAATGGTGTCCGTACTGCAATTTGCAACTGAAGGCCTATGAGCGCATCATGAATGAGATTAAAGCTGCCGGTGCTCAATTGATTGCCATTAGCCCGCAAACACCGGATCATTCGCTTTCCATGAAAGAAAAACATGAACTGAGCTTCTTCGTCCTTAGCGATGCGAACAACAAAACAGCGGAAAACTATAATCTTAAATACAAGCTGCCTGACTTTATGCAAGCCATCCAGAAAAATTCCGGCATTGATTTACATCAATATAACGGCGACCCTACATTTGAGCTTCCTGTCACAGCCACATATATTATTGATAAAAAAGGAACCGTCGTAGCCGGTGCTTTAGACGTAAACCATAGAACGCGGATGGAACCGTCCGAAGCCTTAAAAAAAGTCCGTTCGCTGCAATAA
- a CDS encoding peroxiredoxin-like family protein: MSSPNLTEQLEAAAQQFKANAPIEAQIKIGQMIEELQKSGIASGKQPGEKAVDFQLTNALGRDVILFEELAKGPVVLVFYRGGWCPFCNMQLRAYQQILPEIRAIGAQLIAISPQKPDNTLSLQEKEGLEFQVLSDPNGLVTAKYNLLFDVPPAVRKLMEGSGVDLAEYNNTSKWILPVPATFMIDESAIIRSSYVNPNFMQRQSTEEILRELKKL; this comes from the coding sequence ATGAGCAGCCCAAATTTAACCGAACAGCTGGAAGCGGCCGCACAGCAGTTTAAGGCCAATGCACCGATTGAAGCGCAGATCAAGATCGGTCAGATGATTGAGGAACTTCAGAAATCGGGGATCGCTTCCGGGAAGCAGCCAGGCGAGAAGGCGGTGGACTTTCAATTAACAAACGCTCTGGGCCGGGATGTTATTTTATTTGAAGAGCTCGCGAAAGGACCGGTTGTGCTGGTCTTCTATCGCGGCGGATGGTGCCCTTTTTGCAATATGCAATTAAGGGCTTACCAGCAGATATTGCCGGAAATCCGGGCGATCGGAGCGCAGCTTATCGCGATTAGCCCGCAAAAGCCGGACAATACCTTATCTCTTCAGGAAAAGGAAGGACTGGAATTTCAAGTCCTTAGCGATCCGAACGGTTTGGTAACGGCCAAGTACAATCTGCTCTTCGATGTTCCGCCGGCAGTAAGGAAACTCATGGAAGGCAGCGGAGTTGATCTTGCGGAGTACAACAATACGTCGAAATGGATATTGCCGGTTCCGGCTACATTCATGATCGATGAGAGCGCCATTATTCGCTCCTCTTATGTCAATCCGAATTTCATGCAGCGTCAAAGCACGGAGGAAATTTTGCGGGAGCTCAAAAAGCTGTAA